The DNA window AATTCATACGCATGTTTTTTAAGGATGCTGTCGGCTTATGGAAAAGAGCTGTCGGCATAAGTATTGATATCTTCTCTGATCAGATTGCCATAGTCCATCTTATAAAGTTTATCGGCGGTATGATAATATTTATCATCATGTGTGATGGCAATGGTACTGATACCTTCTTTCTTTAACAGTGGAATAATCTCGGTATAAAATTTTTTCCTGAAGTATGGGTCCTGATCTGCGGCCCATTCGTCCAGCACCAGCAGCGGTTTGTTTTCCATCAGGGCGGCTATCAGAGCCAGACGTTTCCTTTGGCCGGTGGAGAGACTGGTGGTAGAGAAATGACGTCCTTCTATTTTTATTTTGTCTTCCAGCTCAAACAAACGCAGATAATACGCCCATTTACTGGCATCTACTTCCGGAACACCTACCAGTTCATCAAACAGATAAAAATCGCTGAATACCACGGCAAAGGCAGTCTTGTATTCTGGCAGATCAGCCGCAGTGACTGGTGTACCATTTAAGATAAGCTGCCCTTCACTGGGAGTTCTTATACCGGTGATGTTATGGATGAAGGTCGTTTTGCCGCTACCGTTACCGCCATAAATAAAAATTGTTTCACCTTTCCGGATCTCCATATTGACAGGGCCTATTTTGAAAGCGCCATTATGATAGGAGTAACAGAGGTCTGCAATTTCAAGGCTTTTGAATTCATCTTTTAATATATACCTGGCAGGAAGTCTGTTTTCTGTGCTTTCACCGGCCAGTTTTGTCTGCAGGTCCTTGATATGTATGGCCGCCACTTTGGCTCTTGTGAGGCTGGGTAAAGCGCCCAATACGGTTTCTATGGAACTGAGCAGATAAAGCAGGGTGAATACAAAACTAACGACACTGCCAGCTTTGATATGCAGTATAATGCTGAAAACGAGCAGCACGGTGGCAATGAGCAGATAAAAGAGCACTTGCCCGATCATCTGGTTATTCAGAAATCCCGTATGTGCGGCAACGTTATTTTCGTAGGATTCATTGTTGACAGGGCCTATCTTATGTTCGTAGATATCATTGCCTTTCCTCGGGTCCATATTGATTTCCTTAAAGCCATTGAGTATGGCGTTGAAATACTCCATGAACCTGTCTTCCAGCACACGGCCCTGATTAAAGCGCTGGCTGTTGGTTTGGTTGTTCAGGGAATAAACCACCACGCCTGTCACCACCACCGCTATCGTAACTGCAAAAAGCCAGATTGAAATGACAGCCAGGTAAATCAGACAGCCCACACCCATTACCAGCGCTGTAAAGAATTGTATAATGCTCATAGAGGCTTCCGTCAGCACATATACATCCCGGAGGATGGCGGTATTGATATGATTCCTTCTTTCAGTCAGCTGCTGATAGCCGGAATTCAGTATACGTGCGAGAATTTCCTGCCGCAATGTCCGGAAGAGTTGTTGGGAAGATTGAATAATACCAAGCGTTAGCGCTCTTCTGGCGCCTATCAGTAACAAAATGATAGCGGCGCACAATAGCAGATACCTGGGCTCTATACGGGTCAGTGAACCGTTAATGGCCAGATCAATGAATCTGGTGATAGCGGTGATAAAAGCGAAGCTGCAGGCGCCGGCAAAAATTCCCAGCAGAATATACCGGATAAGCCTGCTTCTGCCAAACACCGGTGATATCAAATAAAGTATCTGTTTCATGACAAAGATGTTAAGGTAAAAAGAGAACCGGTAGAGAACTACCAGTTTTACGGTTAAGGTTTTGTGTTGTTAGAAAAAAATTTATAACGCAGCTACTTCTGCATATTCATACAGTAATTCTTTTTCGCCAAAGAGCCTTTCCGCAATAATTCCGCGTTTGCCACATTCTTCAACGAGCATATTGGATTGAATGATCGGATTGGATTCATCCGTGTATTTGATACTGCTGATGAATTTGAGCCATGGTTCCATGCCCATCGCATAAACGTATGCTTCTTTGGGATGGAAGGTTTCTATGAGGTGCAACCCTTTCCTGAAGTCAGATCCGGAGAGTCTTCTGGACTGGTCTTTATCACGTGGCATATCTTCCGTCAGCAGCGGACCATACAGCCAGGTTAATGGTGCTCCGTCACATTCCATGCCCAGGAACACTACGTCTACGTTGCCGATAATCTTATGTACATGTTGGTACAGTTTGGCTTCGAGTACTCTGGAGTCAGCCACAAAGAGGAAAGAGAACTTATTGACGGCAATGTGGAAGCAGGATTTGGCTTTTACATTGAGATCGCTGTGCTCACCGGTGAAAGGTATGCCGGTGATAGCGCAGTTTTTGAAGCGGATGGTTTCCAGTTCATCGATCTCGATGACGTTATTGAAACCGATTTTGTTGAACATCAGCTTCAGGTTAGGATCCTGCAGGGCACCGCTGGTAGTACGGGGAACGATAATGTTCTTTATTTTATGTCTTAAAGGAAGCAGTGTTTCAAACAGGATGTGGTCCTGATGGTTATGGGTGATCAGCACATAGTCGATTACATCGGGTACATCGATATCGGAGAAGTGTGAAACGCTGGATTCGTATCCATAGTAGCTGATAACCGGGTCCACGAGTACACTGATATCTTTTGTTTCGATGAGAATGGCGGCATGACCAAAGTAGCGCATTCTTACTTTATCGCCTTCATATTTACTGTAAGTGGGATGTTCCTGTTGTGTAAAGAAGGTATTAAACAGATCGCGGTTGCTGTCCTGTACGCCCAGTATGGCAGCTACTTCATCGATAGAACCGCCCTGACGCTTCATCTTGCCGAGCATATCAATACCTTCATGGTTGAACGGAATGTTTAAATGCAGAACATTCGGCTCATCGAGTTTCGGGGTACTTAAGCAAAACGGGCGGTCATCGTTGTCTGTAAGCCAGAGGGCGATACTTTGTGAGGCCGGATTATAAAATTCGCTTTCATACAGTAAGGACTCAAAAAAGCGGAACGAAGGATTGTTGTTCAGATCATATACCAGTTCCACGTAGCCTTTCAGGATTTCGGGTACTTTTTCGTATAGTGTTTCGAGTGAATGTCCATTGGCGTTTGCTTTCAGCATTTTGTCGAGTTCCTGCACCGCTGCAGCAAAGGCTACCAGGTTGGCCTGGTTTTCCAGGGTACGTTCTTTGAGCGCTTTGATTTCTTCCACGCGAGGCACCTGATAATCCATGAATGGGCCGCCTAGCATTTTAGGGTTTTTTACGGCTGCGGCATGGATTTGTTCCGACTGAATATAGGAGTTCATGATTTTAAGATGTCTGCCTACTGTATTCATCGCAGCAGTAGCCGGAGAGATCAGGTGAGACCAGGCATACCATCTTTCAAATAGTGGTTCAATTACGACATTAGGCTTCAGATACCACTTGTTGTCTTGCATAATCTACGGATTTAATTGGTGTGGAATAAATGATTTAAATAAGTTGTGAGGTGACGGCCGGAATTTTTTTCTGTGCGAAAGACCGGATGATCATCTCTATATTTTCAAGGCCTGAGGGAGAGAATATCTCCCAATGGTCGCCAGTAATCGGAATGATGGTTACGGTACTATATGTACATTTTCTCCATTGGTCCATATCGGCCTGGTGTTTACTACCAGTCGATTCAACAACATATATCGGGCTCTTAATTTTTGTGGTATTGCGATACGCATTGATACTGTTAATGTTGTTGGTCAGGAAGCGGGACAGCATTTCCCGGTCAGTATTGTATGCCGGCATGATGGTATCATATTTTCCCAGCAGTTCTCTGACAGTGGAAGCTGTCTGGTTTTTGCCAGGTATACGGAAACCTGTTGCGGGCGCTTCTCTGTCAACCAGCATCAACCGGAAGGGGATATGCTGTGCTTCCAGTATTTTAGCCATTTCGAAGGCGATCAGTCCTCCCATGGAATAGCCGATCAGTATAAATTCCTGTTCCGGCTGATGGTTGATGATTTTATCGCAGAAGTCTGCTGCGGCCTGTTCTATGGAATTGTAAGGTGTTTCTCCTGCTTCTGTTCCACTGTATTGCAGTCCATAGCAGTTATAGTCTGCCTCCAGTTTTTCGGCAATGGGCCTGAAGAGGACTGCATTTCCGAAGATGGGTGGAATGAAGTAGATGGTGTTAAGATGACTGATATGTTGTCTGCTCAGTCTGAGCAGCGCCTGGCTGGAAGACCTATTCAGCGCCATTTCCCGGATGGTGGGCTGATTATAGATGTCCTGTAATTTCAGCTGATAGCCGTGGTGTTTGCTCAGGGCATGGTGCAGACGCAGCGCGGTGAGGCTATGTCCGCCGATATCAAAGAAGTTGTCATCGATACCGATCTGATCTCTTCCCAGGATTTCGCGCCAGATGTCCACGAGTTGTTCTTCGGTGTCATTGGTAGGAGCAGCATATGCGGCGCGGCCGGAAGCCTGTTCTGTTGGTATGGGCAGCTTCGTTTTATCAATTTTTCCATTATGCGTCAGCGGTAGTGTATCCAGCTGGATGAGGTAACTGGGATGCATATACGCAGGGAGCTGTGTTGACAGGAAGCTCTTCAGGTCTGCTGCTGATAAGGCCAGTGCGCTGACGAAGTAGGCTGCCAGCTCTTTCTCACCGGCTTTATTATTTACCGTGATCACAACAGCCTGGGTGATATCCGGATGAATGAGCAGTACATTTTCAATTTCACCGGGTTCTATACGGTAACCTCTGATTTTCACCTGTTCATCTTTTCTGCCGATAAACTGTATCTGTCCGTCTGGTAGCCATCTGCCGAGGTCACCGGTTTTGTACATGCGTTGTCCGGGGCGGAATGGATTGGGGACGAATTTTTGTGCGGTGAGTTGAGGATTGTTGAGATACTGTCTTGCCAGGCCCGCACCGCTGATACAGATTTCTCCGGGCACCCCCACAGGGCACAATTGACCCTGGGTAGAAAGGATGAATATAGTGGTTTCAGAAATGGGTTTGCCGATGAGGATGGGTGCATGTTCATCGAGTTCTTTCACAATGCATCCCACCGTTGTTTCCGTAGGTCCGTATTCGTTATAGACATGCATCTGCGGATTCAGTGATTTCAGTGCACGTACCTGCTCTGTGGTTACCTGTTCACCTCCTAGAATAGCGGTATGGATGGCTGTTTCAGCAAGATTCAGCTGTGCTATCATGTTCACATGCGAAGGGGTGACCTTGATGGCATTCACACCACTACGTGGGTCACAGCATTGCTGTAGTACATCTGCCATGTCCAGCTGCTGGTTGTATACGGTGATGGTACCTCCGGATGTAAGCGGACAGAATATACTGGTAATAGACAGGTCGAAAGAGATAGAGGTAAAGAGCGCAAAATGAGGCGGCTGCCCGTTTTTGAAGTACCAGGCATTGGCCCATTGTATATAATGAGACAGGTTGGCGGCGGTCATAGCGCAACCTTTAGGCTGCCCGGTAGATCCGGAAGTATAGATCACATAGGCCAGATTGTCTGCAGCGCCGATAGATAGTATTGTTCTATCGGCAGCCGGCAGCCCATCCAGCTGCGCATCTATGGCGAACATGGGACCCTGGTAATAATCAATATCAAAGATATAATCTGTTTGAGTGATCAGTAGTACCGTCGCTGCATCCTGTATGATATACTGTTTGCGTGCCGGCGGATATACCGGGTCTACGGGCACAAAGGCAGCGCCAGCCTTTAAA is part of the Chitinophaga flava genome and encodes:
- a CDS encoding MBL fold metallo-hydrolase, coding for MQDNKWYLKPNVVIEPLFERWYAWSHLISPATAAMNTVGRHLKIMNSYIQSEQIHAAAVKNPKMLGGPFMDYQVPRVEEIKALKERTLENQANLVAFAAAVQELDKMLKANANGHSLETLYEKVPEILKGYVELVYDLNNNPSFRFFESLLYESEFYNPASQSIALWLTDNDDRPFCLSTPKLDEPNVLHLNIPFNHEGIDMLGKMKRQGGSIDEVAAILGVQDSNRDLFNTFFTQQEHPTYSKYEGDKVRMRYFGHAAILIETKDISVLVDPVISYYGYESSVSHFSDIDVPDVIDYVLITHNHQDHILFETLLPLRHKIKNIIVPRTTSGALQDPNLKLMFNKIGFNNVIEIDELETIRFKNCAITGIPFTGEHSDLNVKAKSCFHIAVNKFSFLFVADSRVLEAKLYQHVHKIIGNVDVVFLGMECDGAPLTWLYGPLLTEDMPRDKDQSRRLSGSDFRKGLHLIETFHPKEAYVYAMGMEPWLKFISSIKYTDESNPIIQSNMLVEECGKRGIIAERLFGEKELLYEYAEVAAL
- a CDS encoding cyclic peptide export ABC transporter yields the protein MKQILYLISPVFGRSRLIRYILLGIFAGACSFAFITAITRFIDLAINGSLTRIEPRYLLLCAAIILLLIGARRALTLGIIQSSQQLFRTLRQEILARILNSGYQQLTERRNHINTAILRDVYVLTEASMSIIQFFTALVMGVGCLIYLAVISIWLFAVTIAVVVTGVVVYSLNNQTNSQRFNQGRVLEDRFMEYFNAILNGFKEINMDPRKGNDIYEHKIGPVNNESYENNVAAHTGFLNNQMIGQVLFYLLIATVLLVFSIILHIKAGSVVSFVFTLLYLLSSIETVLGALPSLTRAKVAAIHIKDLQTKLAGESTENRLPARYILKDEFKSLEIADLCYSYHNGAFKIGPVNMEIRKGETIFIYGGNGSGKTTFIHNITGIRTPSEGQLILNGTPVTAADLPEYKTAFAVVFSDFYLFDELVGVPEVDASKWAYYLRLFELEDKIKIEGRHFSTTSLSTGQRKRLALIAALMENKPLLVLDEWAADQDPYFRKKFYTEIIPLLKKEGISTIAITHDDKYYHTADKLYKMDYGNLIREDINTYADSSFP